The nucleotide sequence TTAATCTTGATAATGAATTTATTATGGAAAATACTTCAGCATTATTATTAAAAACAGTAAATGATGAGAAAACGGCGTTGGCATTTTTAAAAAAAATGGATGATGTAAAAACAAATTCTATCACATCCTACCTAAACACAATCAGTAATAAAAACTTTTTAAAGAAATTTGACCTTGAGAAAGAGTTTAATGAATTACTCATTGAACAAGCTTTAGAACGAAAAAGTTATGATGTTGGATTGTTTTTAGATTTTTTACTATTAAACGATTTTCCCAAAGATCTGACAGAAGATTTCATAAACGCATTTTGTGCAAGAGATGAAATCCATATTAATAGTGAGGCCTTAAGACCAATTCGCAAAAAAATTGATATTTTCACTGAAAAGTTTAATGACTTAGAACTACAAGAATGTCTACCTGATTAATGATATTGTACAAAACTAGAGTTTTGAGAAATTAATGATCCACTAAATCTAAACGTTTCTGGATTGTAAGCTGAAACTTTCCCATGTCCACCTGGTATATCTATTATATATTGAGGCAGTTGCCAGCCTGATAAACTTTTTCTAAGTTCTGAATATATTTTTCTACCAATTTCAAGATCTAAATAAAAATGCATAGCACCTTTTACCTTATCAGGATGATGTAAGTAGTAAGGTATGGCCCTTAAAGAAGAGATCTTCTTAAATAATGAAATTAAAATCTCAGGATTGTCATTAACACCTTTTAATAAAACACTTTGAGTTAAATGCTTTAAACCTAAACTATCAATTTTTATAAAAAGATTTTCAACATCAGAACAAAATTCATCAGGATGATTTGTGTGAGTAACAATGATTAAGTTTTCAAAATTATTCAAATACTGGACAAGAATATTTAGCAGATCAGTAGTAAACCGTTTGGGAAGTACAGTTGTATAACGGGTGTGAAATCTGATATTTTTAATATTTGAGAGTTTAGAAAATGCTTGTAAATAGAATTCAAGTCTATTGTTATTTAGAGAAAATGGATCTCCTCCCGTAAAAATAATTTCATCAATCTCTGGATGCTCCTCTAAGTAGTGAAGTGTTTGGGAAAAATTCTCTGAAAAAATATCATCAAATCCTTTTGTGTGGATTTCATTTTTTCTAAAACAATATCTACAATTTACCGGGCAAGTCTTTACTGGTAAAAAGAGCACTCTATTACTATATCTATGGATCAATTGAGGCGCTACAAGTTTATCATTATCACCAATTGGATCAATTG is from Halobacteriovoraceae bacterium and encodes:
- a CDS encoding KamA family radical SAM protein — protein: MSNIENEHFPQLVPISFMKKVERSVPLSAQFIQDSIEYDEEFQKGGSIDPIGDNDKLVAPQLIHRYSNRVLFLPVKTCPVNCRYCFRKNEIHTKGFDDIFSENFSQTLHYLEEHPEIDEIIFTGGDPFSLNNNRLEFYLQAFSKLSNIKNIRFHTRYTTVLPKRFTTDLLNILVQYLNNFENLIIVTHTNHPDEFCSDVENLFIKIDSLGLKHLTQSVLLKGVNDNPEILISLFKKISSLRAIPYYLHHPDKVKGAMHFYLDLEIGRKIYSELRKSLSGWQLPQYIIDIPGGHGKVSAYNPETFRFSGSLISQNSSFVQYH